From a region of the Daphnia pulicaria isolate SC F1-1A chromosome 1, SC_F0-13Bv2, whole genome shotgun sequence genome:
- the LOC124316317 gene encoding uncharacterized protein LOC124316317, which yields MRWILFLSAIGLASAGVLPQPSELLRSLHTLMNVDELGRTFGVDNSSQVDEYEVVYIRRHRSFMPEDPLQRNVSPKTKRSGPRENHAHYSFAANGKNYNLKVRPNNFLMAPRMKTVVRSSGEQVKEIEEEHRRECHFLNMDGGIVAALSHCNQNDIRGYVIDGGRSLEILPIPMRLRQILRLPVENDNSVVGAHILRSVDQYERLRAHQVELQKLRTQMKPDIPQETIPVEVNLIDTQIAIGDKSKTFPDTKGNSRNDNKDRAALNKISEL from the exons ATGCGGTGGATTCTGTTCTTGTCTGCCATCGGTTTGGCATCCGCTGGAGTGCTTCCACAACCCTCGGAG TTGTTGCGCAGTTTGCACACGTTGATGAATGTCGACGAGTTGGGACGGACATTCGGCGTGGACAATTCGTCGCAAGTTGATGAGTACGAGGTCGTCTACATCCGCCGCCATCGAAGTTTCATGCCCGAAGATCCTCTTCAACGAAACGTCAGTCCCAAAACGAAGCGGAGTGGCCCTCGTGAAAATCACGCCCATTATTCGTTCGCTGCCAACGGAAA GAACTACAACCTCAAAGTGCGTCCGAATAACTTTCTCATGGCGCCGCGTATGAAGACGGTGGTGAGGAGCAGCGGAGAGCAAGTCAAAGAGATTGAGGAGGAACATCGTCGAGAATGTCATTTTCTCAACATGGATGGCGGAATAGTTGCGGCTCTCAGTCACTGCAATCAAAATGACATt CGCGGTTACGTGATCGATGGAGGGAGATCTTTGGAGATTCTACCGATTCCTATGCGACTTCGTCAGATACTCCGTTTGCCTGTTGAAAATGACAACTCGGTTGTTGGGGCCCACATTCTCCGTTCCGTCGACCAATACGAACGCCTAAGAGCTCACCAGGTTGAACTCCAAA AGCTTCGTACTCAAATGAAACCAGACATTCCTCAAGAAACAATCCCG GTGGAAGTTAATCTAATTGATACACAGATCGCCATTGGCGACAAATCTAAAACCTTTCCCGATACAAAGGGAAATTCCAGGAATGACAACAAGGACAGAGCTGCGCTGAACAAAATCAGCGAACTATGA
- the LOC124316411 gene encoding A disintegrin and metalloproteinase with thrombospondin motifs 18-like, which yields MKFQEMAPINLISSGDRGKLLDSFCAFQTKLNKPSDSDAEHWDIAFLLSGLDFYSVEGGKNNYVTIGLSTVTGVCTDNYNCVIGEFGVTNQQGPSDPSTGFTSVYVMAHEIGHNLGMSHNSSGNPCTTEGFIMSPSRGVVGEATWSTCSASTLAKVTETCMNDLPTANHPEYNDDKYRDRPDQSWPADEQCRILLRDKAAVAYFATNPDIAASCNSLKCKTPNRDGFFTSGPALPGTDCGSSMWCDGAICVPK from the exons atgaaatttcaggAAATGGCACCAATTAATTTGATCAGCAGTGGAGATCGAGGAAAACTTCTCGATTCCTTCTGCGCTTTTCAGACGAAACTAAACAAACCGTCCGACAGCGATGCCGAGCATTGGGATATTGCCTTCCTTCTCTCTGGTCTTGATTTCTATTCAGTTGAGGGCGGCAAAAATAATTACGTCACGATAG GTTTGTCCACTGTCACTGGCGTTTGCACTGACAATTACAATTGTGTCATTGGAGAATTCGGCGTCACGAATCAGCAGGGTCCTTCTGATCCTTCCACCGGATTCACTTCAGTTTACGTAATGGCTCATGAAATTGGCCACAA TTTGGGTATGAGCCACAACAGCTCTGGAAACCCTTGCACTACAGAAG GATTTATCATGAGTCCATCtcgtggtgtagtaggagAGGCTACCTGGTCTACCTGCAGTGCCTCAACACTTGCCAAAGTCAC CGAAACTTGCATGAACGATCTACCTACTGCTAATCACCCCGAGTATAATGACGACAAATACAGAGATAGACCCGACCAGTCGTGGCCGGCCGATGAGCAGTGCCGGATTCTCTTGCGGGACAAAGCCGCTGTTGCTTACTTCGCCACAAACCCCGATATTGCc GCATCTTGCAACTCGCTGAAATGTAAAACACCAAACCGCGATGGCTTCTTTACTTCTGGTCCAGCTCTCCCCGGAACCGATTGCGGTAGTTCAATG TGGTGTGATGGAGCAATCTGCGTTCCCAAATGA